Within the Telopea speciosissima isolate NSW1024214 ecotype Mountain lineage chromosome 4, Tspe_v1, whole genome shotgun sequence genome, the region TTTTGGTGCTATCATAAACTCCCACCTCTTATTATATGAGGTCGGAAACACCTCTCAATCTTTATTAAATATTGATTCTTTGAAAATCGAGCCCAACATAAGGATTATTTATTGTTTAAGCACATTTTGGCCCAACCTTAAGATGAGATCCATTATTCTATAGTCTAGTATATGTCTACATGATAATGTTATTAACTCCAATGTCTCCTCCACTTTGTTGGGATCTCAAGAACTTTTGCATATTCAAGGATGttatggattccaattttttttttttgtcgaaaGAAAACTTATTTTTATCACGTGCCCAAAGCACGGTATTTGAGTAATAGAGATCAGACAACCATGGAATGGATAATGACCAATTTGTTTCACACACACAGGACAATGCCTTCCTAGCCAGGGAGTCAGCCACGTTGTTAATATCCCTGAAAATGTAGCGAAAGGAGCAAGGTCTAAAATGTGTTGCAAGGCATTGCATATCCTGGACAATATTGCAAACTTCATATTGACAAGAGGTTGACCTATTAGTTAGTGCCAGGATAAGCTCTTTGCAGTCAGACTCCACCAAGAGATCATCAATGCCTTTTCGAAATGCTGTATAGTAGCCCCAATCTTAGCTAAGGCCTCTCTTTGCAATACTGAGCCGAGGTGGATAGGGGCCGACACAACCACCAACGGATTTCCTTTGAAGTTCCTAACAACGTAACCTAACCCTCCCATGTCTCCATTTATAGAAGCATCCAAATTGAGTCTAAAGACAGGAGGATTTCGGGGTGGGTACCACGTTGCATTGTGAAGATTGGAGCTTTGGTTGGCATGCTGATTGTTTCGCTCTTGACCCCTTTGAGAGTTGATGAATTCTTGAGCCCGAGCTCCCGTTGTCTTAATGACTTCTGCTGGGGATTTCTTTAAGCCTCTGAACATGAACTCATTGCGAGCTAACCAAATTTCCCAACACAAGAATGATGCTAGGCTTGAAACTTCTCTACCCACTTGTTTTCTGCCAGTGAAGAAAGTATTCCAATATTGTATAAATTGAGGTAACTGGGgagtgggtggggggggggggtaaaggAGTATATGAGCCATTGATTCTATACTATTTTCACAAAGATGGCAATTAGGGGTCTACTAGGACTTTTCTGAGAGCCAAGTTCCGTCCTGTAACCAAGCCTCATGTGCACACTTGCCATAGAGAGTTGCGGATTTTGGGGAGAGTATAGCatgaatttttttatggatttcaatgaagtcctaaaaaaagggaaaggaatttGTGCACGTAGATTCCATGCATCGATTCATCCAATAGGGGGTGGGGCTTTAGGGTTATTCTGGATAGACATTTATGCCCATTTTGACAATAGTTAATGCCAACCATGCACATGCACAATTGTGCATAAGAACTACtgcccacaaaaaaaaaaaaaaaatcttccatgACTTTGGGGAAAAATCCCTCTGCTAGGGGAGGTGGATAGGTGAATTGATCCCATGATTGGACTTTTAATCATCATTACATTTCCATTCTTTATTGATAAAGTCGAAACTACCCTCCTGTTGATCATCTGACATTGCCAAGTGCCCATAGTGTAGGGAAGTGAAGGGGGCTCGGTCCTTTCGATTTTCTATCAATATattgatttgggttttctcGTTGAGCCACATAGGGGTTGCAAGCAAGGGTTTAGTGTGTGGAACAATATTTGCAGTGGTTGATAccgatatcgatacgatacgatgcTGATTGGATTTGACTAATATGTTTGAATCTGTcgaagaatgaaaaaaagaaaagaaaagccgTGGCTGTGTCGATCAATGTGGACTGGTATCCGTACCGGGTTGATCCCGTATTAATGGAATGGTACTTACTAGCGTAAAATtgtcgggaaaaaaaaaacagtttttaaGGAAAACCAAAGACAAAATTGTCTGATCCCGGTCGGTGTAGTATTGGTTCcaaggtagggatgtaaatggatatctGAAAATCCGAATCTGATCCGCATCTGTATCTGTATAGGGACATTCGAATTCGTTTAAAgatatctgaaaaaaaaatctgaatactctgataaaaagcagtcgaaaaaaaaaatccgaatacttaataataaaaaattaagtaaataatgatcttgaagatttttgaagattcatcaggttctagaatatgaggaaaagagaatcatgatctaagagatatggattgacagtgaattgtatccgctggGGGGAGGAATGTCCGgcttacacaaggcagagatgtaaatggacctgtatccgatcacatccgatccgtatctaagccgtttacatccctattccAAGGTGACTGATCCTTGATTCGATACCAAGTACGTATAAATTGAAAAAGAACACCACACCACTTGGTCAGGCAGCGCACGGACCTGGCTCCTGTCCAACCGTGACGGGAGCTAGAAGGTCCAACGCTCagaaaccaccccaaaaacaagggtggggtggtcatttcacatgcggggacaagtgggacccacctatgaaatgaccaccccacccctgtttttgctgtcgtttGGCGGGACTGgatgctccagctcccgccacggctgggcAGAATCCTTTTCCGGCAGCGCACGCTGCCCCTGCATCCTAGCGGTGTGCAAAATGACGGCCGCACCCCCTGAACCCTGGAAAGGGTCAGGGGGGTGCGGCCGTCATTTAACGCGCATCTGTGTCAGGGCGCAGGGGCGAAGAACGCTACCTTAGTCGCGCGGACGGACTACGACTGCTACTCTTCACGAATCATGGGCTTTTGGTAAGACAATGACCGAGTCACGGTTAATTTCGTTCCATAGCGTATCAGCGTATGTCACACCTTAGTCGCTGCGGTAGTTTCTGTTGCTGAGAGGCGCAAGCTCTGGAAACAGGGAAGGGAATTAGATGGGGATCAGATTCATACTGCTTGTGAACAAGCAGGGCCAAACCCGCCTTGCCCAGTACTACGAGTACCTCACCCTCGATCAGAGAAGAGCTCTCGAGGGTGAAATCGTCCGCAAATGCCTTGCCCGTAACGAGCAACaggtttctatctctctctctcacatgctTGACCCAATTTTTTGATTTCGCTTTTTTCTCTTCTATACGCCCTCTTATCTTCCAGCGTGTTGATGATCCTTCATGGTTTTCAGTTTTATGAGGCTTTTGTTATTGATATTGCTCTGTTACGGACACAACACCGTTATGCCTTAATTTGATGGATTTGGAATATTTACTTGACCTTGAAACTGTTTTCCTCTTTTTGCTATTGAGGCCAAACCATCTCTTTTATCTCAGTGTTCATTTGTCGAGCATCGGAACTACAAAATTGTCTACAGGCGCTATGCATCACTGTTTTTCTTGGTTGGGGTTGACAACGATGAGGTACTTTTCCctcctctcctcccttccccccagaagaaaaggggggaaaagagaTTCTTGTGCCACACTGTTTATTTTCTAAGCACTTTCTGTAGAAAAGAGATCTAATGTGGTTGTTTGATGCACCATGAATTTTTGCCACTTCTGCGTTCTTGCTCCATTCACCTATATGACATGCTGGATTTTGTTTGATAGCACTTGGTCTATCAGTGGTTCGTAGCTCTCGAGCATATAGGATGCCCTTCTGAATTACGAACCAAAACTTTTAAACACATAATTCTATCAGGAATGGAAAAATATGCCCTGATACTCAGCCATGATGCTTTAAAAACTTGGGCATCCATCTTATATCATTGTTACATGATATCACAGAAAAGATTGGTAAAGCGTAGGAATATAAAAGACTCTCATGGTGGCTTGATTATATTCATCATGAAACAGTGTACATCACTAAGGTATTCCTGGACCAGAAACAACCCAGGTTACAGTGAGTAGTAGTTATGAATATTAATCTTTATCATATCTGCCTACATTCCTTTGTTTGGTTATCATGATGAAGTTTCCACTTACCCAAGAA harbors:
- the LOC122657812 gene encoding AP-4 complex subunit sigma-like, yielding MGIRFILLVNKQGQTRLAQYYEYLTLDQRRALEGEIVRKCLARNEQQCSFVEHRNYKIVYRRYASLFFLVGVDNDENELAILEFIHLIVETMDRHFGNVCELDIMLHLEKAHFMLEEMVMNGCIVETSKSNILAPIQLMDRTS